One window of Phaenicophaeus curvirostris isolate KB17595 chromosome 22, BPBGC_Pcur_1.0, whole genome shotgun sequence genomic DNA carries:
- the B3GALT6 gene encoding beta-1,3-galactosyltransferase 6 — protein MKLLRLLCRHKTALGLGGLSLFAVVLLYLAKCTSEGLRPLPAPRGLPHHQPAALSLRGAPPAPAAPPQDSAFLAVLITSGPKYSERRSIIRSTWLSAAGHPPHHDVWSRFVIGTSGLGAEELRSLELEQSRHKDLLLLPELRDSYENLTAKVLATYIWLDLHLDFQFALKADDDTFVRLDVLVEELRAKEPRRLYWGFFSGRGRVKSGGKWKESAWVLCDYYLPYALGGGYVISADLVHYLRLSRDYLNMWQSEDVSLGVWLAPIDVKRVHDPRFDTEYKSRGCNNKYIVTHKQSIEDMLEKHQTLAKEGKLCKEEVKLRLSYMYDWGVPPSQCCQRKDGIP, from the coding sequence ATGAAGCTGCTGCGGCTGCTGTGCCGCCACAAGACGGCCCTGGGCCTGGGCGGCCTGTCTCTCTTCGCCGTGGTCCTGCTGTACCTGGCCAAGTGCACGTCCGAGGGGCTGCGGCCGCTGCCAGCCCCCCGCGGGCTCCCGCACCACCAGCCCGCGGCGCTGTCGCTGCGGGGagccccgccggccccggctGCCCCCCCTCAGGACAGCGCCTTCCTCGCCGTGCTCATCACCAGCGGCCCCAAGTACAGCGAGCGTCGCAGCATCATCCGCAGCACGTGGCTGTCGGCCGCCGGGCACCCGCCTCACCACGACGTCTGGAGCCGCTTCGTCATCGGAACCAGCGGGCTCGGCGCTGAGGAGCTGCGGAGCCTGGAGCTGGAGCAAAGCCGGCACAAagacctcctcctcctgccagaGCTGCGGGATTCATATGAAAACCTGACTGCTAAAGTCCTGGCCACGTACATCTGGCTGGATCTGCACCTGGACTTCCAGTTCGCCCTGAAAGCTGACGACGATACCTTTGTACGCTTGGATGTGCTCGTGGAAGAGCTGAGAGCCAAGGAGCCGCGGCGCCTCTACTGGGGTTTCTTTTCTGGCCGCGGTCGAGTGAAGTCTGGTGGCAAATGGAAAGAGAGCGCCTGGGTGCTCTGTGACTACTACCTACCCTACGCTCTGGGTGGTGGGTATGTGATTTCTGCAGATCTGGTGCACTATTTGCGTCTTAGCCGAGACTATCTGAACATGTGGCAGAGCGAGGATGTCTCCCTGGGCGTGTGGCTGGCGCCCATCGATGTTAAAAGAGTGCACGATCCTCGCTTTGACACCGAGTATAAGTCGCGGGGCTGCAACAATAAGTACATAGTAACTCATAAACAAAGCATCGAGGACATGCTGGAAAAGCACCAGACCCTGGCTAAAGAAGGAAAGCTCTGTAAGGAGGAAGTTAAGCTCAGGCTTTCCTACATGTATGACTGGGGGGTGCCTCCTTCCCAGTGTTGCCAAAGGAAGGATGGCATCCCGTGA